The Pseudomonas leptonychotis genomic sequence GGCATAGAACCTCCAGAGAGACTGATACAGGTTTAGGATGCCGACTCACGCGCAGCGGTTCGGCGCTGCAACAGCGCAAACAGCAGCATGCCGGCGAGCATGGCAAGGACAAACAGCAGCACCTGCCAACGCCCAGTCAGCAAAATTGCCACAGCCGGCCCTGGGCAAATACCAGCAATGCCCCAGCCGATACCAAACAACAAGCTGCCGCCGATCAGTCGGCGGTCCAGCTCACGCTTGACCGGTAACTGCATAGGCGCGCCCAGCAGGCTGCTACGTTGAAACCGTGCCCAACTGAACGGCAAAAACGCCACGCCAATGGCCGCCACCATCACAAACGCCAACGAAGGATCCCAAGCGCCGCTCAGGTCGAGAAAGGCCAGGACCTTGGCCGGGTTGGCCATGCCCGCCGCCAACAAACCGATACCGAAGATTATTCCGGCGATAAAAGCCGTCAGTTTGCGCATCTTCAAGCCCCCCAGAGATGACGTAAAACAAACACCGTGACGAAGCCGGCGCCCATAAAACTCAGGGTGGCAGCCAGCGAGCGCGGCGATAGCCGTGACAGCCCGCAAACGCCATGACCACTGGTGCAGCCTGAGCCATAGCGGGTGCCAATACCAACCAGGAAGCCGGCCACTGTCAGCGCCAGCCAGCCGCTGTTGATCTGTATTTCAGGCAACCGGCTAAACAACTGCCACAGCACGGGGGCAAGCAGTATTCCCAGTAAAAACAGGGCTTTTTCCCCACGCCCCTCACCGGGCGCTAACAGACTGCCAAGCAGGCCACTGATACCCGCCACACGGCCATTCATAACCGCGAACACACTCGCAGCCAGACCAATTAACGCGCCGCCGAGCAGTGCGCTCCAGGGCGTGAAGTTGTACCAATCAATACTCATCATTCGGTACCTGCGCAGAAGTGCTGATAGAGCGTGTTGATCACCGCCAACGCGGCCGGGCTGCAGATACGGTAATAAATCTGCTTGCCCTCGCGACGCGTTTCCACCAGCCCCTCGCGACGCAACACCGCCAATTGCTGAGACAACGTCGGTTGCTGAATGCCCAACAGGTTTTCCAGTTCGCTCACATTCAGCTCGCCTTGAGAAAGCTGGCACAGCAGCAGCAGACGGTCCGGATTACTCAAGGCTTTAAGCAGCTGCCCTGCCGCATCGGCATTGCTGCGCAGCTGCTGAATATCTAACAGAGGGTCGTTTGGTTGCATGGCGCACTGCTCAATTAAGACAAAAACAATCTATTCTTTTATATATTGAATAACAAGCATCCATACCCAACTCAATAGCCTTGCTCAGGCGCATTTCTCAAACCTCAGGACGACGCTAAACGTTAACCATCAGCGTTTTCAGAGCATAAAAAACCCGGAACAGGGTCCGGGTTTTTTATGCTCTGCTTGCCGGCTGTTTAGCCGGCAGAAGCTGCCATCACAGCAGCGGCAAGGTGTAGCTGACAATCAGGCGGTTTTCATCGATGTCGCGACCGAAGTTGTTACGCATGGTCGCGTTGCGCCAGCGCACACCCAGGTTCTTTAGCGAACCCTCCTGGAACACGTACATCAGCTCGGTGTTGCGCTCGCGCTCCTTACCCTCGGAAACGTTGCTGCCGCGGTCGATGTTATCGCCGCTCAGGAAGCGCGTCATAAAGGTCAGGCCAGGAATGCCGACGGAGGCAAAGTTGAAGTCGTAACGCGCCTGCCAAGACTTCTCGTCTTTGTTGGAGAAGTCACCGATTTGCACGTAGTTGACCAGGAACGGGTCGGTGCCATTGATGTAGGCAAAGCCCGTGTCGCCACTCATTTTCTGGTAACCCAGACCAAAGCTGTGGCCTTGGATGCCGTAGGTCAGCATGGCGCCGAACGCATTGTTGTCGACGTTGCTGCGGCCGTCATCGGTGGAGCGCGCATAACGCACATCCGTTTTCAGGGATTGCTTGTCGCCCAGCGGCAGCACGTGCACCAGGTTGAACGAGTTCTGCTTGTACAGATCGTCCAGCTCGGAGTGGTAGTAAGCCGCCGTCAGATCCGCGTTGATCTTATAGGTGCCGCCCAGGTAGCTGAACTTGTCAGTGGTTACGCCACCTGTCGTGGTAATACCACGGGTACCGCCGTTAGCGCCGCTGCTGGTGTTGATGCGCATGTCTTGGAAGTCGCCCGAGTTACGGTCGTTCACTTCACGAATGCGCGCGGCATCCAAGGTCAGGCCTTCAATTTCCTGGGACAGCACTTGACCGCCGGAGAATACCTGCGGGGTCAGACGGCTGTCGCTGGACGCAATAGCCATGTTCTTGAACTGCATGCTGCCGACTTTCAACACACTCTTGGAGACTTTGACTTTGGCAGCGACCGCCAGGTCGGACGAATAATCCTGCGAACCGCCCGAGGAACGATCCGGGGTCAGCAGACCACTGCCTGCGGTGCCGTCGCCGGAATCCAGTTTGAAACCGAGCATGCCGATGGCGTCGAGACCGAAACCGACGGTGCCTTCGGTGTACCCCGACTCAGCCCGCAGGATAAAACCCTGTGCCCACTCTTCGCTTTTGGACTGGCCAGTGCCTTCGCGGAAGTCGCGATTGAAATAGAAGTTACGCGCTTCAAGGGTGGCTTTGCTGTCACCGATAAAATCGGCAAACGCCGCCTGGCTCAGAGACAGGGTGCTGGCTGCGACGGCCAGGGCGAGGGAGGTCTTTCTCATTATGATTTCTCCAGTTGTGTGTGGGTTGCACATCGGTGCGGGTACTGTCTTCAGCCCATGAAGCGGCAGGCGCACACCGAATTCGGGGAGGCAGTACAGGGCCAGGCCGCAGCTCAGCGGCGGCCCTGCACTGGCCAAAATCAGGGGCGTAGGTGAAGACAGTCAGCGCGAACTGAGGAATGAGGACATAACAGCGGGCAGATACAGGTCATGGCGCAGGTCTCTTCATTTTTATTGTCGGCCGATGATTCTGGCCGTTATGAACGGAGCCCTACGCAGATACTGTGCCAGCCTCCCCAAACTGCTTGCAGAGCCCGTTGTTACGCGGCTCTCATGACTAACAAGGGAAGGATTGGAGCGGACGGGGAAGCGCTGATGAGCGGTTTCTTGCCGATGCTGCAAAACACATAGGCGGGTTATCGCCAGCCCTCTCGCGCTGCAGCAGCGCGCGCCATCAATCGACTACGATTTGATTCTTGCCCTGACGTTTGGCCTGGTACATGGCTGCATCGGCGCGGGCATACAAGGCATCGAGGCTGGTGTCTTCAGGCCGTAGATGGGTCAGGCCCTGACTCAGGGTCACGCCAAAGGTCGCGCCCTCATGGTTAAAACTCAGGCGGCGCACATCACGTTGCAAGCGTTCAGCAATCTGCTCGGCCAAGGCCGGCTCGCAGCGCGGAAATAACGCGGCAAACTCCTCCCCGCCGATACGGCCGAAGAGATCGCCACGGCGCAACGTGGTTACACCGCTATAAGCCAAACGCTGTAACACCTGATCGCCCATCTGATGACCATGGCGGTCGTTGATCTGCTTGAAGTCATCCAGATCGAGCAGCAAAAAGGCCAGCGGACTGCCGTATTCAAGGGCTTGCTCGAACTCACGTTGCCCGCACTCGAAGAAATGCCGGCGGTTGCTGCTCTGGGTCAGCACATCGGTGGTGGCCAGACGGTGCAGCTCGCCTTCCAGTAGCTTCTTCTCAGTAATGTCTTCGGCGATCCCAACAATGATAGGCGGCTTGCCCGGGGCACTTTCACGGCTGACAAAACACTTGTCGCTCAGCCAGCGTAATTGCCCATCCGCGCGAATGATGCGGTATTCGCGCGCCTCAACCGCTCCGGTTTCCAGCACTTGGGCCAGGCTTTCGGCGGCGTACTCCATATCATCCGGGTAGATGCTGTTGTGCCAGTTTTCATAGCCGGCCATCAGCATCGCAGCGGAACGACCGAAAATCCGCTCATAGGCTGGGCTGACATAAATTATCCGCTGGGCATTCCAATCAAGCGCCCACAACACTGCATTTACGCCACCTAGCAGGGTACTGAACAACTGCTCACGTTCCTGCAAGCGCGCGACCTCACCCCGTGTGTGTAACAACGCCAGGGTCAGCTCTTCATGCTCAAGCTGATGCTTGCTGATTTCGTCCATAAGTACCGCCGAGCTACTCAGAGTTTTCACAAAAAAGCCCGCCAAATAGGCGGGCTCTTATGACAAGGCGAACAGTTACATAGTTGCAGCCGGCCGCAGCGAATAGGTTTTCAACTGCTCGGCAAATTCACGCAACGACTGGATGCCACTGGCCTCGGCGTCACTGACCCAATGCTTGATGGCTTCCAGCATGTCGTGGCCATTGCTGCTGGTTTTGACCCAGATCTGCTGCAAGGCCAAGCGTTTTTCGTAGATCACTTTGAGCGCCTGACTTTGCTCCAGCATGCGCTGAATGCGTGCGTGGTGGCCTTCATCGAGCAGGCTCGGTTCACGCGACAGCAAGCGCTTGGCACGGTGGAAGTGATGGCGCACTGAGGCATCGGCCTTGGCCAGCTCTTGCTGCACCAGCGGCGCAATCACCAATTTGCGGTACTGCGCCATGATCTGGAAACGGTTGTTGAGGATCGCCATGGCGGTGTCCATGTCCAGACTGCGCTTGCCCTCAACTCGGTGGGCGATGGGCGCAACCCGCTGCACTTTGGCCAATCCACAAGCACTGAACAATTGAATCCAGGCCCAGCCCATGTCGAACTCCCACTTCTTCACCGACAGCTTGGCTGAGTTCGGGTAGGTGTGGTGGTTGTTATGCAGCTCTTCACCGCCAATCAAGATGCCCCAGGGCACTAGGTTAGTCGCCGCATCACGGCACTCGAAGTTGCGGTAGCCGACCGCGTGACCAAGGCCATTGATCACGCCCGCCGCCCATACCGGAATCCACATCATCTGGATCGCCCAGACGGTCATACCGAGCACACCGAACAGGGCCAGGTCGATCGCGCCCATGATGACGATACCGCCCACCGGAAAGCGCGAGTAAAGGTTACGTTCCAGCCAATCATCTGGACAATTCTTGCCGTAGATACGCAGGGTTTCCGGGTTTTGCGCTTCTTCGCGGTACAGCTCGGCACCGGTCAGCAGCACAGTACGCAGGCCTTTGACCACCGGGCTGTGTGGGTCATCGATGGTTTCGCATTTAGCGTGGTGTTTACGGTGGATGGCCGTCCACTCACGGGTGTTCTGCGCCGTGGTTAACCACAGCCAGAAACGGAAGAAATGCTTAAGCGCCGGGTTCAGCTCAAGCGCGCGGTGCGCTGAGTAGCGGTGCAGATAGACCGTGACGCTGACGATGGTCACGTGCGTCATCAGCAGCGTGACTGCGATCAACTGCCAGACCGACAGGTCAAGTAAACCGTTGTACCACATGGATCGTGTGCCTCGTGCAGAAGGAAGGACGCCGCTGATTTTTAGCACACGCCGAGAGCCATTATCCCTGACCCGGGTCAGAAAACCAGTTGGTCTTTCGCATAAGAATGCCGTGTGCTTAGCAGCATCTATACTGCCGGTCTTAGGCAAGGGACTGACCCTAACCCCATGAATACTCCGCAACACGCTTGGCGCCTGGGCTGCCGCTGTCGGCTGACTACGGCCTTGAACCGCTTGGTGGGTACCTACCCGCCGGCGGCGACCGTGCTCATGACCATTATTTCGGGCATGCTCAACCGACAAAACCCGAACAACGGGGCAGCCCATGAGCGCTAAGCGTCGCGACGACGGACTAAGGCATAACACATGCGTGTAATGATTCTTGAGGATGACAGCTGGATCGCCGACCTGCTCAAGCAGATCGTTCTCAGCCTGCGCCCCAGCTGCCAAGTGGTATGCCTGGACAACATCGGCGCCGCGCTGCACGAATGGCAGCAACGCCCGGTCGACATGGTTATATCCGACTGGAACCTGCCGGATGGCCCTGGCACGCGCTTGCTCGAACAGGTTCGCCGCGACAACAGCAGCACCCCGCTGGTGGTGATCACCGGCCGTTCGGACCGCGCCAGCGTGCTGGCAGTCCGCGCGTTGAAGATCAACGCCTTTATCAGTAAACCGTTCCAGGCGGCGCATGTGGCCACCAGCCTGGAGGCCTTGTTGCCGCCAGACATGGATGAGCAACAACCACTGCCTGAGACCACGCAGGACGACTTACTTACGCACTTGCACAGTCTGCCCAGTAGCGAACTGCAACTCCCCCTCAAGGCGCATGTACGCGATCGTCTGGTGCAGAGTTTCAAAGGCGAGCCCATTGATCTACGTGAGCTGGCCAGCGAATGGCAGCAAGACCCTGCGCTGAGTGCGCGCCTGCTCAGCGTAGCCAATAGCAGCGCTTACAACGCAGCCGGTAAGCCTTGCTCTAACTTGCTCGAAGCCCTGCAAAAGCTGGGGGCGAACAACAGCCTCAACTTGGCCATGAGCCTGGCGCTGCGCCAATCCAGCGCATTGGAAAACCCGATCCTGAGCCTATTTGCCCAGGCCCACCTGGACAGCACTGAGCAATTGATCGAGCGCAGCACCAACCTTGCCCGCCAATGCGCCATTGACCCGGCGCCGTTCCATTGCGCGGCCCTGCTGCACCGCATGGGCGAACTGTGCGTGCTGTACCAAGCACAGGTGTGGCAAGACAGCGGCCAGAGTTTCAGCGAAGACCAGGTCATGCAGGCCATTGATCAGTTCAGCGGCCCCTTCGCCATCAGCATCAAGGCGCAATGGCAATTGCCGATGCACCTGCGCGAACTGATCGGCGCGTGCTACAACCTGCCGAGCCATAACGTCAAACGCGAAAATATCCTGATGCGTCTAGCGGCCTGCGAACTCGACACAGAACCCGACGATCCGGAATGTGCACGCTTGCGGCGGCTGGCGGGGCTGGCTTGAGCGCCCATGTTGCTGCGCCCAACTGTAATGGGGCTGACTGATGGCTAAACCGCTCAAGGCCACGGCGATTCACTGGATAGTGGGGCTCGGCAGCCTGGGGCTGGCGGTTTTCTTTAGCGTGCTCGGCAACGTTGCCCTAAAACAGCAGGACACCTTCTGGAACCTGCAAATCACCAAACAGCATGAGCTGCAAAGCCTGACCCTGCGCAACAGCCAGCAGCAGCTGCAACAGCAAGCACAATTGCTGGCCGAAACCATCGCCGCCGACGCCTGGCTGGTCGAGCTGGTGCGCCAGGCCTACGTACAGCGCAGCAGCGAGCAGGCCGATGAGCTGAGCCTGACGGCTATACGCAACCAGTTGTTCACCCGCCTGGCGCCGCGCTGGCGCAACTTGCAAGGCATGCGTCCGTTCGCCCTGTATGTGCACCTGGCGCCGACAGCCGAAGTGCTATTGCGGGTACATGAACCCCAGTGGTTTGCCGACTTTCCCGCTGCGCAACGGCCTATGCTGCTCGACAGCCTGGGCCAATCCTCACCTACCGCAGGCCTGGCAGCCAATGGCCAGAACCTGAGCATGCGCGCCATTGTGCCGCTGTACGTGGAAAGCGCAGAGGGCCGCCTTAATGTCGGTGCGCTGGAGGTCAGTCTTGACGTGCTGAGCAACTTGCAACAACTGGACAACGAGCTGGGTGCCGGGGTTGCCTTACTGCTCAAGCAGCTGACACAGGGCCCAGGCCGCGGCGGTGAGGCGCTACGTGCCACTGTAGAGGGCCATGAGTATTGGCAACTGGCAGGCTTTTCCCAAGTGCAGGTGCAGCATTGGCACGCGCAGCACCAGCTGCCGGCTCCCGAAGCCGGTGACACCTTTAAGCTGCTCGATGATCAAGGCCGCACCTTCCTGCTCAATCAAGTGCGCCTGAGTGGCTACTCACCCGGCGCAAACGGCACCGACAGCCCCGTGCTGGCGCTGACGTGGCGTGATATCAGCGACCTCTACAGCCTTCACCAACAAGACCAGCGCTGGCTGGTAGGCAAATGGTTGCTAGCCTGGCTCGCTGCCGAAGCGCTGCTGCTCCTGCTGCTGCAGGCCACGCAACACAGCAGCCAACGCGTCATGCGGCGCCATAACGCTGAGCTGCAGGATAAGCAGCAACAAACTGAAGAGTCGCGTCAGCTGCTAGGGCTGATCGCCGAGGCGCAAGCGGCCTATATCAACCGGCATAACCAGCGCGAAGCCTTCGAGTCACTGCTCGGGCGAATCCTCGACGTCAGTGCCAGCCAGTTCGGCTTTATCGGTGAAATTTTACAAGACGATGCCGGTGCGCCCTTTCTGCGCACCTTTGCCATTAGCAACATCGCTTGGGATGCAGAAACCCGCGCGTTCTATGATACCCACGCAGCTCAGGGCCTGGAGTTTCGCAGCCTCGACAGCCTGTTCGGCCAGGTTATTCGCAGCGGTGAGGCGTTGATCACTAACGACCCGGCCAACCACCCCAAGCGCGCCGGCTTGCCGCCCGGGCATCCGCCGTTAAAAGCCTTTGCTGGCCTGCCGATTCACGCCAACGGCGAGCTGCTCGGCATGCTCGGCCTGGCCAATCGCGAAGGCGGGTACAACGCCGACTTTGCCACCCAGTTGCAGCCCCTACTGATTACCCTGGGCCAGCTGTTTGACGCGCTACGCCGTGACAGCCAACGCGAACTGGCCCAGCAACGCTGGCAACGCCAGCAGGCCGCCCTGCGCGCACTCAACGAAATCGCCGCGCTACCTAGGTTAAGTACCAAAGAGCAGCTGCGTCAGGCCCTGCAACTGGGGGCAGAGTTCTATGGCATGCCGATCGGCATCATCAGCCAGATCGACGCGCAAACCTATCGGGTGATGGTCAACGTTTCACCGCCCGGCAGCCTAGAGGACGACCAGTGTTTTGCCCTGGGCGACACCTACTGCAGCATTGCCATGCACAGCAATGATGTACTGACCATCGCGGCCATGGGAGAGAGTGAATATGCCGCGCACCCTTGCTACCCGCTATTCGCCCTGG encodes the following:
- a CDS encoding GGDEF domain-containing protein, whose product is MDEISKHQLEHEELTLALLHTRGEVARLQEREQLFSTLLGGVNAVLWALDWNAQRIIYVSPAYERIFGRSAAMLMAGYENWHNSIYPDDMEYAAESLAQVLETGAVEAREYRIIRADGQLRWLSDKCFVSRESAPGKPPIIVGIAEDITEKKLLEGELHRLATTDVLTQSSNRRHFFECGQREFEQALEYGSPLAFLLLDLDDFKQINDRHGHQMGDQVLQRLAYSGVTTLRRGDLFGRIGGEEFAALFPRCEPALAEQIAERLQRDVRRLSFNHEGATFGVTLSQGLTHLRPEDTSLDALYARADAAMYQAKRQGKNQIVVD
- a CDS encoding ArsR/SmtB family transcription factor; protein product: MQPNDPLLDIQQLRSNADAAGQLLKALSNPDRLLLLCQLSQGELNVSELENLLGIQQPTLSQQLAVLRREGLVETRREGKQIYYRICSPAALAVINTLYQHFCAGTE
- a CDS encoding OprD family porin; this translates as MRKTSLALAVAASTLSLSQAAFADFIGDSKATLEARNFYFNRDFREGTGQSKSEEWAQGFILRAESGYTEGTVGFGLDAIGMLGFKLDSGDGTAGSGLLTPDRSSGGSQDYSSDLAVAAKVKVSKSVLKVGSMQFKNMAIASSDSRLTPQVFSGGQVLSQEIEGLTLDAARIREVNDRNSGDFQDMRINTSSGANGGTRGITTTGGVTTDKFSYLGGTYKINADLTAAYYHSELDDLYKQNSFNLVHVLPLGDKQSLKTDVRYARSTDDGRSNVDNNAFGAMLTYGIQGHSFGLGYQKMSGDTGFAYINGTDPFLVNYVQIGDFSNKDEKSWQARYDFNFASVGIPGLTFMTRFLSGDNIDRGSNVSEGKERERNTELMYVFQEGSLKNLGVRWRNATMRNNFGRDIDENRLIVSYTLPLL
- a CDS encoding HDOD domain-containing protein; protein product: MRVMILEDDSWIADLLKQIVLSLRPSCQVVCLDNIGAALHEWQQRPVDMVISDWNLPDGPGTRLLEQVRRDNSSTPLVVITGRSDRASVLAVRALKINAFISKPFQAAHVATSLEALLPPDMDEQQPLPETTQDDLLTHLHSLPSSELQLPLKAHVRDRLVQSFKGEPIDLRELASEWQQDPALSARLLSVANSSAYNAAGKPCSNLLEALQKLGANNSLNLAMSLALRQSSALENPILSLFAQAHLDSTEQLIERSTNLARQCAIDPAPFHCAALLHRMGELCVLYQAQVWQDSGQSFSEDQVMQAIDQFSGPFAISIKAQWQLPMHLRELIGACYNLPSHNVKRENILMRLAACELDTEPDDPECARLRRLAGLA
- a CDS encoding DUF6691 family protein; the encoded protein is MRKLTAFIAGIIFGIGLLAAGMANPAKVLAFLDLSGAWDPSLAFVMVAAIGVAFLPFSWARFQRSSLLGAPMQLPVKRELDRRLIGGSLLFGIGWGIAGICPGPAVAILLTGRWQVLLFVLAMLAGMLLFALLQRRTAARESAS
- the desA gene encoding delta-9 fatty acid desaturase DesA, which encodes MWYNGLLDLSVWQLIAVTLLMTHVTIVSVTVYLHRYSAHRALELNPALKHFFRFWLWLTTAQNTREWTAIHRKHHAKCETIDDPHSPVVKGLRTVLLTGAELYREEAQNPETLRIYGKNCPDDWLERNLYSRFPVGGIVIMGAIDLALFGVLGMTVWAIQMMWIPVWAAGVINGLGHAVGYRNFECRDAATNLVPWGILIGGEELHNNHHTYPNSAKLSVKKWEFDMGWAWIQLFSACGLAKVQRVAPIAHRVEGKRSLDMDTAMAILNNRFQIMAQYRKLVIAPLVQQELAKADASVRHHFHRAKRLLSREPSLLDEGHHARIQRMLEQSQALKVIYEKRLALQQIWVKTSSNGHDMLEAIKHWVSDAEASGIQSLREFAEQLKTYSLRPAATM
- a CDS encoding YeeE/YedE family protein, which produces MSIDWYNFTPWSALLGGALIGLAASVFAVMNGRVAGISGLLGSLLAPGEGRGEKALFLLGILLAPVLWQLFSRLPEIQINSGWLALTVAGFLVGIGTRYGSGCTSGHGVCGLSRLSPRSLAATLSFMGAGFVTVFVLRHLWGA